The following are encoded together in the Asticcacaulis sp. genome:
- the pseI gene encoding pseudaminic acid synthase, whose product MSLEVTIAGRKIGADHEPYIICELSGNHNGSLDRALKMIDAAADTGCDAIKLQTYTADTITLKSDRPEFQLKGGLWDGYSLYDLYQEAHTPWDWHPALFERAKQRGVTMFSSPFDNTAVDLLESLGAPAYKIASFELVDLPLVAYVAQQGKPMIMSTGMANASEIDAAVQTARKFGSGEIILLHCVSEYPANIADANVRTVPDLGRKFGCVSGLSDHTFGTAASVAAVALGGCVIEKHFTLARADGGPDSGFSLEPAEFTALVRDCKDAWKALGRVHYETLGTEQGSKTFRRSLYVIKDIKAGEVLTNDNIRSIRPGLGLPPSHLWNVLGKTASRDIARGEPLAMDMIA is encoded by the coding sequence ATGAGTCTGGAAGTCACGATTGCCGGCCGCAAAATCGGCGCCGATCACGAGCCCTATATCATCTGCGAACTGTCGGGCAATCATAACGGCTCGCTCGACCGCGCGCTGAAGATGATCGATGCCGCCGCCGATACCGGCTGTGACGCCATCAAGCTTCAGACCTATACCGCCGACACCATCACCCTGAAATCCGACCGGCCGGAATTCCAGCTCAAGGGCGGACTGTGGGATGGGTATTCGCTCTATGATCTCTATCAGGAAGCGCACACACCATGGGACTGGCATCCGGCGCTTTTCGAGCGGGCGAAACAGCGCGGCGTGACGATGTTTTCCTCGCCTTTTGATAATACCGCCGTCGACCTGCTGGAAAGCCTTGGCGCGCCGGCCTACAAGATCGCCTCGTTCGAACTCGTGGACCTGCCGCTGGTGGCCTATGTGGCGCAGCAGGGCAAGCCGATGATCATGTCCACCGGTATGGCCAATGCCAGCGAGATCGATGCGGCGGTGCAGACGGCGCGCAAATTCGGCTCCGGCGAGATCATCCTGCTGCACTGTGTGTCGGAATACCCGGCCAATATCGCCGATGCCAATGTCCGCACGGTTCCCGATCTTGGCCGCAAGTTCGGGTGCGTGTCCGGTCTGTCCGATCATACCTTCGGTACGGCCGCCAGTGTGGCCGCGGTAGCGCTGGGCGGCTGTGTGATCGAGAAGCACTTTACATTAGCCCGCGCCGATGGCGGACCGGATTCCGGCTTCTCGCTGGAGCCGGCGGAATTCACAGCGCTGGTGCGCGATTGCAAGGACGCCTGGAAGGCGCTCGGCCGTGTTCACTATGAGACATTAGGCACGGAGCAGGGCTCGAAGACCTTCCGCCGCTCGCTATATGTGATTAAGGATATCAAGGCCGGCGAGGTGCTGACCAATGACAATATCCGCTCGATCCGTCCGGGCTTGGGCCTGCCGCCCTCGCACCTTTGGAACGTGCTCGGCAAGACCGCCAGCCGGGATATAGCCCGTGGTGAGCCGCTGGCAATGGATATGATAGCCTAA
- the pseC gene encoding UDP-4-amino-4,6-dideoxy-N-acetyl-beta-L-altrosamine transaminase has translation MVKFLPYGRQSISEADIEAVVETLRSDFLTTGPMVERFETALAETVGAREAVVVANGTAALHLAVMSEELSPRCAVIVPAITFAASANCVAYCGAPVIFADVDPVTGLITDETFDDALAILERDYHGHRLGGVIPVHYAGRPIDLSHVREVCEEHGSFVIEDACHAIGTVGPQGPVGSCQGSTAACFSFHPVKTLTTGEGGAITTNDPVLARRLRALRSHGIERDPAHFVGLRYDGEGDTGPWVYEQQCLGYNYRLPDINCALGLSQLKRLPEFAARRKALVAAYQAALAAANIPVNWKHSDYDTVFHLFAVNIDFAALGTTRTTVMAGLRERGIGTQVHYAPVHRQPYWQTRALAQRDLPGADRFYQNTLSLPLYADMADDDPARVIAALSEVL, from the coding sequence ATGGTGAAATTTCTCCCCTATGGCCGCCAGTCGATCAGCGAGGCCGATATCGAGGCCGTGGTCGAGACCCTGCGCTCCGATTTCCTGACCACGGGGCCGATGGTCGAACGCTTTGAAACCGCGCTGGCCGAGACGGTCGGCGCCAGGGAAGCCGTGGTGGTTGCCAATGGCACGGCGGCCCTGCATCTGGCGGTAATGAGCGAGGAATTGTCGCCGCGCTGTGCCGTCATCGTACCGGCCATCACTTTTGCAGCTTCGGCCAATTGTGTCGCCTATTGCGGGGCGCCAGTGATCTTCGCCGATGTCGATCCGGTCACCGGCCTGATCACCGACGAGACCTTCGATGACGCATTGGCCATACTGGAGCGCGATTATCACGGCCATCGCCTGGGCGGCGTCATTCCCGTCCATTATGCCGGCCGGCCCATTGATCTTTCACATGTTCGGGAAGTGTGCGAGGAGCATGGCTCTTTTGTGATCGAGGACGCCTGCCATGCTATCGGCACAGTGGGGCCGCAAGGGCCGGTCGGGTCGTGCCAAGGCTCGACGGCGGCGTGTTTCTCCTTCCATCCCGTCAAGACCCTGACCACCGGCGAGGGCGGGGCCATCACCACCAACGATCCGGTGCTGGCGCGGCGGCTGCGTGCCTTGCGTTCACATGGAATCGAGCGTGATCCGGCACACTTTGTCGGCCTGCGCTACGATGGCGAAGGTGATACCGGTCCCTGGGTCTATGAACAGCAATGCCTGGGCTATAATTACCGCCTGCCGGATATCAATTGCGCGCTCGGTCTGTCGCAACTGAAGCGCCTGCCGGAATTTGCCGCGCGGCGCAAGGCGCTGGTGGCGGCCTATCAGGCGGCGCTGGCGGCGGCCAATATTCCGGTTAATTGGAAGCATTCGGACTATGATACCGTCTTCCACCTGTTTGCGGTGAATATCGATTTTGCTGCCCTCGGTACGACCCGCACTACCGTCATGGCTGGTTTGCGCGAGCGCGGCATCGGCACGCAGGTGCATTATGCGCCGGTGCATCGCCAGCCTTATTGGCAGACCCGTGCCCTGGCGCAGCGTGACCTGCCAGGCGCCGATCGCTTCTACCAGAACACACTCTCTTTACCGCTCTATGCTGATATGGCGGATGACGACCCCGCGCGGGTCATCGCTGCATTAAGCGAGGTATTATGA
- the pseB gene encoding UDP-N-acetylglucosamine 4,6-dehydratase (inverting): protein MTDLIHRDFSPQTDPVKNKVVLITGGTGSFGRRMVQTLLEIYDPRKVIILSRDELKQYEMKNELEERFDKLQLSKLRFFLGDVRDRERLVMAFRGVDIVIHAAALKQVPAAEYNPSECIATNINGAENVVAAAFATHVKQVVALSTDKACSPINLYGATKLASDKIFVAANNMSGDIGTRFCVVRYGNVVGSRGSVVPFFRRLLEKGASELPITDPRMTRFWISLDQGVAFVLSCMELTQGGEIFVPKIPATLVTDPATAMAPKAKQAVIGIRPGEKLHEMMISADDARSTFELDDRYVIEPEFAEYTRKSFAKVRGIKKVPEGFSYASDNNEERLDADGIRAMMKAYLA from the coding sequence ATGACCGACCTTATTCATCGTGATTTTTCGCCACAGACCGACCCGGTCAAAAACAAGGTTGTGCTGATTACCGGCGGTACAGGTTCGTTTGGCCGTCGTATGGTCCAGACCCTGCTGGAGATCTATGATCCGCGCAAGGTGATCATCCTGTCGCGTGACGAACTCAAGCAATACGAGATGAAGAACGAACTGGAGGAGCGCTTCGACAAGCTGCAACTCTCCAAACTGCGTTTCTTTCTGGGTGATGTGCGCGACCGCGAACGCCTCGTGATGGCTTTCCGCGGCGTCGATATCGTCATCCATGCCGCGGCGTTGAAACAGGTGCCGGCGGCGGAATATAACCCGTCGGAATGTATTGCCACCAATATCAACGGCGCGGAAAACGTCGTGGCCGCCGCCTTCGCCACGCACGTCAAACAGGTGGTGGCGCTCTCCACAGACAAGGCGTGCTCGCCGATCAATCTCTACGGCGCCACCAAGCTCGCCTCGGACAAAATTTTCGTCGCCGCAAACAATATGTCGGGCGATATCGGTACGCGTTTCTGCGTGGTGCGCTATGGCAATGTCGTCGGTTCGCGCGGATCGGTGGTGCCGTTCTTCAGGCGTCTCCTGGAAAAGGGCGCCAGCGAATTGCCGATCACCGATCCGCGCATGACGCGCTTCTGGATTTCGCTCGATCAGGGCGTGGCCTTTGTGCTGTCCTGCATGGAACTGACCCAAGGCGGTGAAATTTTCGTTCCGAAGATTCCGGCCACCTTGGTCACCGACCCGGCCACCGCCATGGCGCCGAAGGCGAAGCAGGCGGTCATCGGCATCCGCCCCGGCGAGAAGCTGCATGAAATGATGATCTCGGCCGATGACGCGCGCTCGACCTTTGAACTGGATGACCGCTACGTCATTGAGCCGGAATTCGCCGAATATACCCGCAAGAGCTTTGCCAAGGTGCGCGGTATCAAGAAGGTGCCGGAAGGTTTTTCCTATGCCTCGGATAACAATGAGGAGCGTCTGGACGCGGACGGCATCAGGGCTATGATGAAGGCGTATCTGGCATGA
- a CDS encoding SDR family oxidoreductase, which translates to MTPLDYQDEAEDTAAVQRALQAERRQTDKNHPLEKSHKAMQAGARKYPEPPLPDQALDKPGSEADMALRPFYDAPFYKGSGKLEGKVALITGGDSGIGRAVAILYAREGADVAIVFLDEHEDAELTRSLVEAEGRRCLLISGDVSDRTFAREAVAQTVAMLGKLDVLVNNAAFQLHARFEDISEDQFDRTLKTNLYGYFQMAQAAVEHLPYGGAIVNTGSVTGIEGSPSLVDYSMTKGGIHAFTRALSGQLLERGIRVNAVAPGPVWTPLNPADKTPDEVSQFGAQTAMKRPAQPEELAPAYVFLASAQMSSYITGEILPVVGGYGGG; encoded by the coding sequence ATGACGCCACTCGATTATCAGGACGAGGCGGAAGATACCGCCGCCGTCCAGCGCGCCCTGCAGGCGGAGCGCCGCCAGACCGATAAAAACCATCCGCTGGAAAAGTCGCACAAGGCCATGCAGGCCGGCGCCCGTAAATACCCGGAGCCGCCCCTGCCGGATCAGGCGCTGGACAAGCCGGGCAGTGAAGCCGATATGGCGCTAAGGCCCTTTTACGACGCCCCCTTCTATAAAGGTTCCGGAAAGCTGGAAGGAAAAGTGGCGCTGATCACCGGTGGCGATTCCGGCATTGGCCGCGCCGTGGCTATCCTCTATGCCCGAGAAGGCGCCGATGTCGCCATTGTCTTCCTCGATGAGCATGAGGATGCTGAGCTGACGCGCAGCCTCGTGGAAGCGGAAGGCCGGCGGTGCCTGCTGATTTCAGGCGATGTGTCGGACCGGACCTTTGCCCGCGAAGCTGTGGCGCAGACCGTGGCCATGCTCGGCAAGCTGGATGTGCTCGTCAATAATGCGGCCTTCCAGCTTCACGCCCGGTTTGAAGACATCAGCGAAGACCAGTTCGACAGGACGCTTAAAACCAATCTCTACGGTTATTTCCAGATGGCCCAGGCGGCGGTCGAGCATCTGCCTTATGGCGGGGCGATCGTGAATACCGGCTCGGTGACCGGCATCGAGGGCAGCCCTTCCCTGGTTGATTATTCGATGACCAAGGGCGGCATTCACGCCTTCACGCGGGCGCTGTCCGGTCAGTTGCTTGAACGCGGTATCCGCGTCAATGCGGTGGCGCCGGGGCCGGTGTGGACGCCGCTCAATCCGGCCGACAAGACGCCGGATGAGGTATCGCAATTCGGTGCCCAGACGGCGATGAAGCGCCCGGCCCAGCCGGAGGAACTGGCCCCGGCCTATGTCTTCCTGGCCTCGGCGCAGATGTCCTCCTATATCACCGGTGAAATACTGCCTGTGGTTGGCGGCTATGGCGGTGGTTAA
- a CDS encoding WecB/TagA/CpsF family glycosyltransferase: MDKPCRLFLLGAEVDVITPADVMDFVGRKVAAKERAIVANHNLHSLYLFQRRADMRAFYAKADLIEIDSTPMIAWAKLMGHKVSRAHRCTYLDFREDFWMLAQKNGWRVYHVGGEAAHNAASKAAILARYPQVHLDLHTGFFDLNGPVNALLLADLRDKKPDVLLVGMGMPRQETWILNNLDHLPDCVILPVGAAFDYEAGVMYTPPRWTGRLGIEWLVRFFHEPRRLFERYFIEPWWLIPQALRDVWRRQHTA, encoded by the coding sequence ATGGATAAACCGTGCCGCCTGTTCTTATTGGGGGCCGAGGTTGACGTGATCACCCCGGCCGATGTCATGGATTTCGTCGGCCGCAAGGTGGCCGCGAAAGAGCGCGCCATCGTGGCCAATCATAACCTGCACAGCCTCTACCTCTTCCAACGCCGCGCCGATATGCGTGCCTTTTATGCAAAAGCCGACCTGATCGAGATAGATTCCACGCCGATGATCGCCTGGGCGAAGTTGATGGGCCACAAGGTCTCACGCGCCCATCGCTGCACCTATCTCGATTTCCGCGAAGATTTCTGGATGCTGGCGCAAAAGAACGGCTGGCGGGTCTATCATGTGGGTGGTGAAGCGGCGCACAACGCGGCTTCCAAGGCGGCGATCCTGGCCCGTTATCCGCAGGTGCATCTCGACCTGCACACTGGCTTTTTCGATCTCAATGGCCCGGTCAATGCGCTACTGCTGGCCGATCTCAGGGACAAGAAGCCGGATGTCCTGCTGGTCGGCATGGGAATGCCACGTCAGGAAACCTGGATACTCAATAATCTCGATCATTTGCCTGACTGCGTCATCCTGCCGGTGGGGGCGGCTTTCGATTATGAGGCCGGCGTCATGTATACCCCGCCGCGCTGGACCGGCCGACTGGGCATCGAGTGGCTGGTGCGGTTCTTCCATGAGCCGAGACGCCTGTTCGAGCGTTATTTCATCGAGCCGTGGTGGCTTATACCGCAAGCCTTACGCGATGTATGGCGGCGCCAACATACTGCCTGA
- a CDS encoding OmpA family protein has product MRRFNLSGRKTILALTGVAFLLAGCETVDTSNGVKTSSNTKSGALIGAGAGAVLGALSNKNDRRKNAVIGAGIGALAGAGVGAYMDRQNKDLRAKLEGRGVYITRSGDNIILNMPGDVTFSSGSADLSSSFMPVLNDVGVILNQYPSTYIDVVGHADSTGNAASNMELSERRANAVAGYLVGQKVKAERIYIAGAGDTQPIASNATPEGRAKNRRVEITLRPVE; this is encoded by the coding sequence ATGCGTCGTTTTAATCTGTCCGGCCGCAAAACCATCCTGGCCCTGACCGGTGTAGCCTTCCTGCTGGCCGGTTGTGAAACCGTCGATACCAGCAATGGCGTCAAGACCAGCAGCAATACCAAGTCGGGCGCCCTGATCGGCGCGGGTGCTGGCGCGGTGCTCGGTGCCCTGTCCAACAAGAATGACCGCCGCAAGAACGCCGTCATCGGTGCGGGTATCGGTGCCCTGGCTGGCGCGGGCGTGGGCGCCTATATGGACCGCCAGAACAAGGATCTGCGCGCCAAGCTGGAAGGCCGCGGCGTCTATATCACCCGTTCGGGCGATAATATCATCCTGAACATGCCGGGTGATGTCACCTTCTCGTCGGGCAGCGCCGACCTGTCGTCCAGCTTTATGCCGGTGCTGAATGATGTTGGCGTCATCCTGAACCAGTACCCCTCGACCTATATCGACGTGGTCGGTCATGCCGACAGCACCGGTAACGCCGCCAGCAATATGGAGCTTTCCGAGCGCCGCGCCAACGCCGTGGCCGGTTATCTGGTCGGCCAGAAGGTCAAGGCCGAACGCATCTACATCGCCGGGGCTGGCGACACCCAGCCGATCGCCAGCAACGCCACGCCGGAAGGCCGCGCCAAGAACCGCCGCGTCGAAATCACCCTGCGCCCGGTGGAATAA
- a CDS encoding serine protease: MRKWVMGSAALLAAVTTLLCVLPHLAAAQDSSSANQSLSDLVDGDLQPVNSTKALKTSEQSVVRVLVVYRGYGGVPLDTVGMGSGFVVAPGYIVTNYHVVEVPPEASSADIYIVPHKDSGATYQPVQLVKKWVEGDLALLAAPGLKVPPLKLYLTPYKNERVVTMGYPDVTDHLLNRSGTALLEPADAYVTQGSIALFASTNPDGSRVETLFHTAPINHGNSGGPLLNECGQVVGVNTWTAPSSVSTAGNLDVSAGQYVATHVSALNSFLSSASVTPTVVTTPCYAKSEDEIVKDDALSRVLAAAAEAQVQRLAEQKKAEADRAAMEIWQLGAMIVLSVLVLILIGLIIRREIRHRTEIHNKEPLAPTAFDEPIRPEKVKPPKPEKAKAEWVPHDRVKLPGIKHPIPWGWIALALIIIVAVVGFLIKEREIDSRLSKPKVAAPVATAAIQHMACDVDKSMSANPLPDAGHIEFDFDLVHACVNGRTPYERQADGNLLRFTTGDANPVAARMELTADGTLFTRYDYRIDPAQYKTFVAQKAALGSLRCSANADAGALAALGENLARIRTLSQSYLTMAPETKTVWRCKAV; the protein is encoded by the coding sequence ATGCGGAAATGGGTGATGGGCTCGGCGGCGCTGCTGGCGGCCGTCACGACGCTTCTGTGTGTCCTGCCGCATCTGGCCGCCGCCCAGGATAGTTCCTCCGCAAATCAGTCCCTGTCCGATCTGGTGGATGGGGATCTCCAGCCGGTCAATTCCACCAAGGCGCTGAAGACCTCCGAGCAATCGGTGGTGCGCGTACTGGTCGTCTATCGCGGCTATGGCGGCGTGCCGCTCGATACGGTCGGCATGGGCTCCGGTTTTGTGGTCGCACCCGGCTATATCGTCACCAATTACCATGTGGTCGAGGTGCCGCCCGAAGCCTCCAGCGCCGATATCTATATCGTGCCGCACAAGGATTCCGGCGCGACCTACCAGCCGGTGCAACTTGTAAAGAAATGGGTAGAGGGCGATCTGGCCCTGCTGGCCGCGCCCGGCCTTAAGGTGCCCCCGCTCAAGCTCTACCTGACGCCTTACAAGAACGAACGCGTCGTCACCATGGGCTATCCGGATGTGACGGATCACCTGCTGAACCGCTCCGGCACCGCCCTGCTGGAGCCGGCCGATGCCTATGTGACGCAAGGCTCTATCGCCCTGTTTGCCTCCACCAATCCGGACGGCAGCCGCGTCGAGACTCTGTTCCACACAGCGCCGATCAATCACGGTAATTCCGGCGGGCCGCTGCTCAATGAATGCGGCCAGGTGGTGGGCGTCAACACCTGGACGGCGCCGTCTTCCGTTTCGACCGCCGGCAATCTCGATGTCTCCGCCGGGCAGTATGTCGCCACGCATGTGTCGGCGCTGAATAGCTTCCTGAGTTCGGCCAGCGTCACCCCCACCGTGGTGACCACGCCCTGCTACGCCAAAAGCGAGGATGAAATCGTCAAGGACGACGCCCTGTCGCGCGTCCTGGCCGCCGCCGCCGAAGCCCAGGTCCAGCGCCTGGCCGAGCAGAAGAAGGCCGAGGCCGATCGTGCCGCCATGGAAATTTGGCAACTAGGCGCCATGATCGTGCTGTCCGTACTGGTCCTGATCCTGATCGGCCTGATTATCCGCCGCGAAATCCGCCACCGCACCGAGATTCACAACAAGGAACCCTTGGCACCGACGGCTTTTGATGAACCGATCCGGCCGGAGAAGGTGAAGCCACCGAAGCCGGAAAAGGCAAAGGCGGAATGGGTGCCGCATGACCGCGTCAAGCTGCCCGGCATCAAGCATCCGATTCCCTGGGGTTGGATCGCACTCGCCCTGATCATCATCGTGGCCGTAGTCGGCTTCCTGATCAAGGAACGCGAGATCGACAGCCGCCTCAGTAAGCCGAAGGTGGCCGCGCCCGTGGCGACCGCCGCCATCCAGCATATGGCGTGTGATGTCGACAAATCGATGTCCGCCAATCCGCTGCCCGATGCCGGCCATATCGAGTTCGATTTCGACCTGGTTCATGCCTGCGTCAATGGCCGCACACCCTATGAACGCCAGGCCGACGGCAACCTGCTGCGTTTTACCACGGGCGATGCCAATCCGGTGGCGGCACGCATGGAACTGACGGCTGACGGCACCCTGTTCACCCGCTATGATTACCGTATCGATCCGGCGCAGTATAAAACCTTCGTGGCCCAAAAGGCCGCGCTCGGCTCCCTGCGCTGCTCGGCCAATGCCGATGCCGGCGCATTGGCGGCACTGGGTGAAAACCTCGCCCGCATCCGGACACTGTCCCAGTCCTACCTGACCATGGCGCCGGAAACCAAGACGGTCTGGCGCTGCAAGGCGGTTTAG
- a CDS encoding IS5 family transposase (programmed frameshift): MSDLFWFSDEQWARIEPLLPKGRPGKPRVDDRRVLSGIVHALKSGGRWSDCPPAYGPKKTLYNRFVRWADQGVWEAIFHALAGQEALPDRLFLDATLVRAHRSAGGAKGGFLANGIGRTQIGRQSKIHALCDAYGRPWTLVVTPGNIPDVAVAQQCIGSLAPTGELVADKGYDANALREWLAERGTKAVIPPMRHRRIQFAYDKRVYKQRNVIERMFCRFKDWRRVAMRYDRKIETFIATITIAAIVNWWAK, from the exons ATGTCTGATTTGTTTTGGTTTTCTGATGAGCAGTGGGCGCGGATCGAGCCTTTGCTACCCAAAGGACGTCCTGGAAAGCCGCGTGTGGACGACCGGCGGGTTTTATCCGGGATTGTTCATGCTTTGAAATCGGGTGGCCGCTGGAGTGATTGTCCGCCAGCCTATGGCCCGAAGAAGACGCTTTACAATCGCTTCGTGCGCTGGGCCGATCAGGGCGTGTGGGAGGCAATTTTCCATGCCCTGGCCGGTCAGGAAGCCTTGCCTGACCGATTGTTCCTCGACGCGACTCTGGTGCGAGCCCACCGCTCAGCCGGCGGTGCAAAAGGGGGCTT TTTGGCCAATGGTATCGGCCGTACCCAGATCGGACGCCAGAGCAAGATCCACGCTCTATGCGACGCATATGGCAGACCCTGGACGCTCGTCGTAACGCCTGGGAATATTCCCGATGTCGCCGTCGCTCAGCAGTGCATAGGTTCTCTGGCACCGACAGGTGAGTTGGTGGCGGACAAGGGATATGACGCCAACGCCCTGCGTGAATGGCTGGCGGAGCGTGGGACAAAGGCGGTCATCCCGCCTATGCGTCATCGCCGCATCCAGTTCGCCTATGACAAACGTGTCTACAAGCAACGTAACGTAATCGAGCGCATGTTCTGCCGCTTCAAAGATTGGAGGCGAGTGGCCATGCGGTACGACCGAAAGATTGAAACCTTCATCGCAACCATAACCATCGCAGCCATCGTCAACTGGTGGGCAAAATAA
- a CDS encoding transposase yields the protein MTLHQFPIGVDVSKATLDIFDSQTSRYFQIDNHTDAITAWLDGLDTQRLVVFEATSRVDQTLHTELERRQGAFVRVNPRDARDFAKASGRRAKTDRVDAAMLAHMAQALKPAPSQPRSTERVRLSLYLSRRRQMVEMRKQERTRRHQFCNDPWICQSLDHMLSILDQQIRSIEAVIRELIEANSDFRKASVCLQSAPGIGPVTAATLIADLPELGHRNRKQIASLTGLAPHPRDSGTFRGKRTIWGGRRHIRHLLFAAAVTASRSKADVKDRYQALTSRGKQKKCPLIAIARWMITALNAMIAKNSNWHTKEMAQIT from the coding sequence ATGACCTTGCACCAATTTCCCATTGGCGTCGATGTTTCCAAAGCGACACTCGACATCTTCGACAGTCAAACTTCGCGTTACTTTCAGATCGATAACCACACTGATGCCATCACAGCCTGGCTGGATGGCCTCGACACCCAACGTCTTGTCGTGTTCGAAGCTACAAGCCGTGTTGACCAGACCCTGCACACAGAACTGGAGCGGCGTCAGGGTGCCTTTGTCCGCGTAAACCCCAGAGACGCCAGAGACTTTGCTAAAGCCTCAGGCCGACGCGCCAAGACAGACCGCGTTGATGCAGCCATGCTGGCCCATATGGCGCAGGCCCTAAAGCCGGCACCGTCACAACCTCGCTCGACCGAACGGGTTAGGCTCAGCCTGTATCTCAGCAGGCGCCGGCAGATGGTCGAAATGCGCAAGCAGGAACGTACCCGTAGACATCAGTTCTGCAATGATCCCTGGATATGCCAAAGCCTCGACCACATGCTCAGCATCCTTGATCAGCAAATCCGCAGCATTGAAGCCGTAATCCGCGAACTGATCGAGGCCAACTCTGACTTCCGCAAAGCCTCTGTCTGCCTGCAAAGTGCGCCAGGCATCGGACCGGTTACCGCAGCAACCCTGATCGCGGATTTGCCTGAGCTCGGACACAGAAACCGAAAACAGATCGCAAGCCTGACCGGACTGGCCCCTCATCCAAGGGATAGCGGAACATTCAGGGGAAAAAGAACCATCTGGGGCGGAAGGCGCCACATCCGCCACCTCCTCTTCGCCGCTGCCGTAACCGCAAGCCGATCAAAAGCCGACGTAAAAGACCGCTATCAGGCCCTCACAAGCAGAGGAAAACAAAAGAAGTGCCCCCTCATTGCCATTGCGAGGTGGATGATCACAGCACTCAACGCTATGATCGCTAAAAACTCAAACTGGCACACAAAAGAAATGGCGCAGATCACCTGA
- a CDS encoding diacylglycerol kinase — protein MGEGFNILINRKSGTVLNMGEPSVEAAITASEIPVGELCMSEPEDMQTNLERLSKKPERLLIGGGDGTIRETAKYLATHKKAFGVLPFGTMNLLAVDLGLTSLTQALDAYASGTREQTMDAGFVNGEIFLCCASIGTMPQASVYREARRMTNKFLLLPQMFLFVADNMKRHRRERIVLEENGKMTRYRAPAVVVSVNRFADTEKLTESNFKRISLSGGELAAYIFSTKSPTAHIRLLWRLIFGHWLKDPDLIERTAPHFRIWSQHHKPLVSIDGEVMKLKSPLAFTLKPDFVHLLMPDEQVSS, from the coding sequence ATGGGCGAAGGTTTCAATATCCTCATCAATCGCAAATCCGGCACGGTACTCAATATGGGCGAACCGTCGGTCGAGGCCGCCATCACGGCCAGTGAAATCCCGGTGGGCGAACTCTGTATGTCCGAACCCGAGGACATGCAGACCAATCTCGAACGCCTGAGCAAAAAACCCGAGCGCCTGCTGATCGGTGGTGGCGACGGCACCATCCGCGAAACCGCCAAATATCTGGCCACGCACAAGAAAGCCTTTGGCGTCCTGCCCTTCGGCACCATGAACCTGCTGGCGGTGGACTTGGGGCTTACCTCCCTGACACAGGCGCTGGACGCCTATGCCAGCGGAACACGAGAGCAGACCATGGACGCCGGCTTCGTCAATGGTGAAATCTTTCTGTGCTGCGCCAGTATCGGCACCATGCCGCAGGCTTCGGTTTATCGGGAGGCGCGGCGCATGACCAACAAGTTCCTGCTGCTGCCGCAAATGTTTCTGTTCGTGGCCGACAATATGAAGCGTCATCGCCGCGAACGCATCGTGCTGGAAGAAAACGGCAAAATGACCCGATACCGTGCGCCGGCTGTCGTTGTCTCGGTCAACCGCTTCGCCGACACGGAAAAGCTGACCGAGAGCAATTTCAAGCGGATTTCGCTTTCCGGCGGCGAACTGGCGGCCTATATTTTCAGCACCAAATCGCCGACCGCCCATATCCGCCTGCTGTGGCGGCTGATCTTCGGTCACTGGCTGAAAGACCCCGACCTGATCGAACGCACCGCCCCGCACTTCCGGATCTGGAGCCAGCACCACAAGCCGCTGGTCTCGATCGATGGTGAGGTCATGAAGCTGAAATCGCCGCTGGCCTTCACACTGAAACCCGATTTTGTTCACCTGCTGATGCCAGACGAACAGGTGTCGTCATGA